A stretch of DNA from Mucilaginibacter daejeonensis:
CCTGGAAGAGGACACGGTGATCGATATCGCTCACGAAAGCATCATGCGGATCTGGACACGGCTGCGTGATTGGGTACTTGCCGAGGAACGCTCTGCCGAACTATACCTGCGCCTCTCCAAAGCCGCCGACCTTTATCAGCAAGGTAAAGGCGGCATATGGGTTGACCCTGACCTGGCCCAAGCCGTGAAATGGCAGCAGGACGAACAACCCACCGCAGCCTGGGCTCAGCGTTATGACCCTGCCTTTGAGCGGGCCATGGCGTTCCTGACATACAGCAAAAAAGAGAACGCCTTTAAGCTTGAACAGCGCGCTCAGAAGCAAGCAAACGAGTTGCGCCGCGCACGACGCACGGCCATAATTTTAGGTACCGCGTCCGTGTTCGCCTTGTTACTGCTGGTGCTGGCTCTCAACCTCAAATTTAAAGCGGAGGCCAGCGAGAAACGAGCGCTCGATAACGAGAAACAGATGAAGGTAGAAGGCGCGGAAGCCGACCTGCAACGCAAGCAAGCCGTACTACAACAAAAAATAGCCGAACAGCAGCAAAGCATAGCCTCGCAACAACAAAGCCTGGCCGAGGAACAAAAGCTCACAGCCATTAGCGAACGTCATAACGCTGAATTGCAAAAAAGCCTGGCGATAGCCCAAGGCCGCGAGGCGGAGGTTCAACGTCAAAAAGCCGTATATCAAAAACGCCAGGCCGATACCGCCCGCGTGGCTGCACTGGATTCAGGCAAGGTGGCTGCCCGTCAGCGCGACAATGCCATTGTGGCCCGCCGCGAGGTAGAGACCTTGCGCATGCTCACCGAGGCCCGCTCGATCGCATTCAAGTCGACGCAGCTGGCCGGTGATGCGCAGAAAGATACGTTGAGCGTGCAGATGGCTTTCCTGTCGTACGTGATCAACCGCGAGTACGGTGGCACCGGCCTTAACCGCGCTATCTATGATGCGCTGAAGGCCCAACTGAACAGGTACTACAACAAAGTGTTGCGCTACACCTACGGCGTCAAGACGGATGCTGGCGGGTACGACCTCCGCAACGCGGTGTTCACGGCCAACAACGAGTTCTTTACCGCCGGTGATGATGGTATCGTGAAGCAATGGGGTATCACCAACACGCCGGTGCAGATCAGGCTTAAAAAGGCCACCAGGAGTGTGGGTGAAGGAATTACGTCGATCAACTTATCAGCCGATAAAAAGCTTCTGCTCGGCCGAACCCTCAATGGCCGCGTCATGATCTGGAATGTAGCCGACCTGACCTTGTTACCATCAATATTGCCTGACGCAGCGATCAAGGCACAATATGTCAACTTTATACCCGCAAGCAGCGGCTATCGCCTTGTGGTCAAGAGCGATAAGTTCGCGGGCATTTACAACTACAATGCCGGTGCTTACAAGCTGGTGAACCGCTACCAACTGTGCAGGTCGTCGTTCGATAATGCCTCACAGTCGGGTTGTACCCAGGTGATCGGCGATAAGGTGAACATCTATTTAGCACAAGGTAACTCGGTATGCCTGCTTACCCTAAACGATGATGCCGACCTGGTGGCCATCAACACGGTGATCACGCTGCGCGACAAGGTGAGCAGCATGACCCTCAGTAATAATGACAAACTGCTGGCCATAGGCACCGACGGCGGCAACACCGAACTTTACGATATCACCGGCTCACGCCCAACGCTTGATTCACGCTTTAACAGCCATAGTTCACGCGTGACGGGCATTACCTTTAACCGTGACCAAAGCACGCTGATCACCGGTTCGCTCGATAATACCGTCAGGCTATCCAAATGGCAAAGCAGCAAGGAGGATAAGGGTGAAGACCTCATCTTCCAGGAACGCAAGAGTTGGGTGCGCAACATTGCCGTGTCGCCCAACTATCGCTACGTAT
This window harbors:
- a CDS encoding nSTAND1 domain-containing NTPase; translated protein: MSRTRYTVDPFPGIRNFESDEDHLFFGRDRTIADVTQLLSSTRFLALIGYSGSGKSSLIKAGIIPAVVRGSDADQEKWATIYFRPDGDPFRSFAEALMNNSEVDAYHDDDDHVNILARYLKNDAPDLQKVHERFSTARQPNWLIVIDQFEEVFRFRDAGLESDDHHDTQRFIDLILSGVRSAGLPVYVMVSMRSDFLDNCTQFNGLSQAINKGSYLLPRVTTEGIYDIITKPVAVCHGHITDGLVQRLMADLSTDLDQLPVLQHAMMRTWDHWKQHSATDSELSIAHYEAVGTMSSALSIHAEEIYTGLSERKQRIAEKIFKALTDVTVSNKGTRRPAQLWELIELSGATEQEVVDVIDEFRAPGRAFLMPVYTVGLEEDTVIDIAHESIMRIWTRLRDWVLAEERSAELYLRLSKAADLYQQGKGGIWVDPDLAQAVKWQQDEQPTAAWAQRYDPAFERAMAFLTYSKKENAFKLEQRAQKQANELRRARRTAIILGTASVFALLLLVLALNLKFKAEASEKRALDNEKQMKVEGAEADLQRKQAVLQQKIAEQQQSIASQQQSLAEEQKLTAISERHNAELQKSLAIAQGREAEVQRQKAVYQKRQADTARVAALDSGKVAARQRDNAIVARREVETLRMLTEARSIAFKSTQLAGDAQKDTLSVQMAFLSYVINREYGGTGLNRAIYDALKAQLNRYYNKVLRYTYGVKTDAGGYDLRNAVFTANNEFFTAGDDGIVKQWGITNTPVQIRLKKATRSVGEGITSINLSADKKLLLGRTLNGRVMIWNVADLTLLPSILPDAAIKAQYVNFIPASSGYRLVVKSDKFAGIYNYNAGAYKLVNRYQLCRSSFDNASQSGCTQVIGDKVNIYLAQGNSVCLLTLNDDADLVAINTVITLRDKVSSMTLSNNDKLLAIGTDGGNTELYDITGSRPTLDSRFNSHSSRVTGITFNRDQSTLITGSLDNTVRLSKWQSSKEDKGEDLIFQERKSWVRNIAVSPNYRYVLSVGQRGILQLWPATERVALQELTDITADRKLITGDVKEHDIEKEIGADIYKKLWAGKYKSFDDFWTAMVTKYITKAS